One Ranitomeya imitator isolate aRanImi1 chromosome 1, aRanImi1.pri, whole genome shotgun sequence DNA window includes the following coding sequences:
- the GP1BB gene encoding platelet glycoprotein Ib beta chain, translating to MRRTMHWLWLLLLIICLLPLVSGCPSPCSCTSGIVDCSYKDLTSSTLPASFPTTTQVIRLDQNNLLSIPNGLLDHLPNVREVYLKHNPWHCDCDILYLRSWLQGQQKKGLYRDVICASPETLEGRVIMFLTEDELVTTCQHWYCNLAVISQLCLFIFIVVQGILLIFIILSLRRFQKIAREARRTAKELQQSSETFTYDNIPLRNYDRT from the coding sequence ATGAGGCGGACGATGCATTGGTTGTGGCTATTGCTCCTGATAATTTGTTTGCTTCCATTGGTCTCTGGATGTCCTTCTCCCTGTAGCTGTACTTCTGGAATTGTTGATTGCAGTTATAAAGACCTTACCAGCAGCACTCTGCCGGCCTCTTTTCCTACTACCACCCAGGTGATCCGTTTGGACCAGAACAACCTGTTATCTATTCCTAATGGTCTTCTGGACCACCTTCCAAATGTGCGTGAGGTCTATCTTAAGCATAACCCTTGGCACTGTGATTGTGACATCCTTTATCTGAGAAGTTGGCTGCAAGGACAGCAGAAGAAAGGCCTCTATAGAGACGTGATTTGTGCATCTCCCGAGACCCTTGAAGGGAGAGTTATTATGTTCTTAACAGAGGATGAACTTGTGACCACCTGTCAACACTGGTACTGCAACCTTGCTGTGATCTCCCAGCTCTGCCTCTTTATCTTTATTGTAGTACAAGGCATTCTGCTAATCTTTATCATTCTCTCCTTGCGTCGTTTCCAGAAGATTGCAAGGGAAGCAAGACGCACAGCCAAAGAACTGCAGCAGAGCTCCGAAACCTTCACCTATGACAACATCCCACTACGCAACTATGACAGGACTTGA